The proteins below are encoded in one region of Gopherus flavomarginatus isolate rGopFla2 chromosome 12, rGopFla2.mat.asm, whole genome shotgun sequence:
- the LOC127033100 gene encoding myb-like protein X, with protein MEPEKEERDGDREGAMEPEKEERDGDREGAMEPEKEERDGDREGAMEPEKEERDGDREGAMEPEKEERDGDREGAMEPEKEERDGDREGAMEPEKEERDGDREGAMEPEKEERDGDREGAMEPEKEERDGDQEGAMEPEKEERDGDREGAMEPEEEERDGDRERAMEPDKEEWDGDQEGAMEQEKEERDGDREGAMEPDKEERDGNREGAMEPDKEERDGDREGAMEPEKEERDGDREGAMEPDKEERDGDREGAMEPEKEERDGDREGAMEPEKEERDGDREGAMEPEKEERDGDREGAMEPEKEERDWDRERAMEPEKRGRRRSQRRRNGTGTEREQWSQRRGVGEGAGEGGKGTWTNRE; from the exons atggagccggagaaggaggaacgggacggggaccgagagggagcgatggagccggagaaggaggaacgggacggggaccgagagggagcgatggagccggagaaggaggaacgggacggggaccgagagggagcgatggagccggagaaggaggaacgggacggggaccgagagggagcgatggagccggagaaggaggaacgggacggggaccgagagggagcgatggagccggagaaggaggaacgggacggggaccgagagggagcgatggagccggagaaggaggaacgggacggggaccgagagggagcgatggagccggagaaggaggaacgggacggggaccgagagggagcgatggagccggagaaggaggaacgggacggggaccaagagggagcgatggagccggagaaggaggaacgggacggggaccgagagggagcgatggagccggaggaggaggaaagggacggggaccgagagagAGCGATGGAGCCAGACAAGGAGGAATGGGACGGGGACcaagagggagcgatggagcaggagaaggaggaacgggacggggaccgagagggagcgatggagccagacaaggaggaacgggacgggaaccgagagggagcgatggagccggacaaggaggaacgggacggggaccgagagggagcgatggagccggagaaggaggaacgggacggggaccgagagggagcgatggagccggacaaggaggaacgggacggggaccgagagggagcgatggagccggagaaggaggaacgggacggggaccgagagggagcgatggagccggagaaggaggaacgggacggggaccgagagggagcgatggagccggagaaggaggaacgggacggggaccgagagggagcgatggagccggagaaggaggaaagGGACTGGGACCGAGAGAGAGCAATGGAGCCAGAGaagaggg GAAGGCGACGGAGCCAGAGAAGGAGGAATGGGACTGGGACCGAGAGAGAGCAATGGAGCCAGAGaagaggggtaggggagggagcaggagaaggagggaaggggacatGGACTAACAGAGAGTGA